The following are from one region of the Methanomassiliicoccales archaeon LGM-DZ1 genome:
- a CDS encoding InlB B-repeat-containing protein: MRSKSFALGAVLLMCMTALGGLTIVGSDQSDAADVSYTVRTGDWMMTEMDESAFDASTSASIYLSGLSSQYYYAELDPPGINAYFYADCPTGTYSGSWFAVNDESGEETFYERITVTVVAGGPYRTGITHLVMGASNVPESQVVQNYDTSPQTFTISSAIPTKSGMAFLGYSTSYSSKEVVYQPGDSVTVRAGTTVYLVPVFGTLYSHTVAYDANGGAGSTESTVVSDSNNGNTSVTLASCGFTKTGYTFAGWKIGNTTYQPGQTVSVGANATVTATAQWSQNTLSVSANNISGVSKLTYSNQIGASANNGADLSFAVKSCTGGTATVNSSGLVTYKAPTVSSTTSYTVTVTATATYGDGQTMSRDVSFTVSVDPVLSFTNAATSGTLSVKGA; encoded by the coding sequence ATGAGATCCAAATCCTTCGCCCTGGGAGCCGTCCTGCTCATGTGCATGACCGCCCTGGGAGGCCTCACCATAGTCGGTTCGGACCAATCGGATGCGGCAGACGTGAGCTATACCGTCAGGACCGGGGATTGGATGATGACCGAGATGGACGAGTCGGCATTCGACGCGTCCACATCGGCCAGTATCTATCTTTCCGGCCTGTCGTCCCAGTACTACTATGCGGAACTGGATCCCCCGGGAATAAACGCATACTTCTATGCCGACTGCCCCACGGGAACATACTCCGGATCCTGGTTCGCCGTAAACGACGAATCAGGGGAAGAGACGTTCTACGAGAGGATTACGGTAACAGTCGTCGCTGGCGGACCGTACAGGACGGGCATTACGCATCTGGTAATGGGGGCCAGCAACGTTCCCGAAAGCCAGGTCGTACAGAACTACGACACAAGCCCCCAGACGTTCACAATCTCGTCGGCCATCCCCACCAAATCGGGCATGGCTTTCCTGGGGTATTCGACCTCATACAGTTCGAAAGAGGTGGTCTATCAGCCTGGTGACAGCGTAACCGTACGTGCAGGCACAACGGTTTACCTGGTCCCGGTCTTCGGAACCTTGTACAGCCATACCGTCGCGTACGATGCCAATGGAGGGGCAGGATCCACGGAGAGTACCGTCGTTTCCGACTCGAACAACGGGAACACTTCCGTGACTCTCGCATCCTGCGGATTCACCAAGACAGGATACACCTTCGCCGGATGGAAGATCGGCAACACGACCTACCAGCCCGGACAGACGGTTTCCGTGGGAGCGAACGCCACCGTCACGGCTACCGCACAGTGGAGTCAGAACACCCTCAGTGTTTCTGCCAACAACATCTCCGGGGTCTCCAAACTGACCTACTCGAACCAGATCGGAGCCTCTGCGAACAACGGAGCGGACCTGTCCTTTGCGGTTAAGTCCTGCACCGGCGGAACTGCAACGGTCAACTCCAGCGGTCTCGTCACCTACAAGGCACCCACCGTCAGCTCGACCACCTCGTACACCGTGACCGTCACGGCCACCGCTACCTACGGCGACGGCCAGACCATGTCAAGGGACGTCTCGTTCACGGTCTCCGTGGATCCCGTACTGTCCTTCACCAATGCGGCGACCAGCGGAACGCTGTCCGTCAAGGGGGCCTGA
- a CDS encoding InlB B-repeat-containing protein, producing the protein MRGAILSVGLLAVLSVMFGFAVLSEDSDASYASTFGSDSVGADRIVFDANGGSGGYAQYVINGNSVYFPTEYKATGTSNSTYQQISRNGYVLMGWSENSGASSPSYHPGQAYTVTGNKTFYAVWKSTAYDFSYADGPLSTKNVSGNSVRDLAAIGQSYRYSSDGDKCEPLTYLGLDTLNHDDYDVVLTGPNGYTASFNTSSGSSWPLGWLTVSMENYCMVLSGTPTTAGTYEIHFEPRTYPNGGIRQAHSNAEGLFFIQVYDPNNDPSNIMHATYNGNDVGYGPYHTAVKLPDSVTTKQKGWNVTVDGSPAIFPVGGSYTLVKKETVLTVNEYTYDEIAATGIVGVIAYNANGGTYNGTFAELVPSEGYTGLKDGSIVTKAGYVFLGWNPTGNPSDVIYPAGHLYGLASQYTELKAVWGTSGSTARIYFVNPADGSQNVSFNGAVGFRYAVPENGFALSGYDFLGWSETRYDVGMGAPDVGSSITVSSTKTYYAVFKPKVYECTIRYDGNGGTGTMGVQTETASSVPHYMTVAGCAYAYPGYTFAGWSENRYSESPSYAAGSSYCFTDSGDVTLYAIWTEKVESPYNRFYLVFNGNGDSVTNVPPQVYRITSETSVAFYVPSTAPAREGYSFRGWSDTAYGSVQYDPGQKIVLSLDEGQKSKILTLFAVWEQKVIGGDGTSVTVTFVGDSGTLRSVSVPSGNAVTQISAPSVEGRAFLGWFTTDGKWDFSSPVISDMTLTAKYLPVFHLDIESVSVKVMLDCTSSSTKVSFSDGFSATYDSSSIPAHTVANSTSGSVTVTVTTEDGTYTAVCHYTVSYPGNGNGEDEEKKRTLQIDSTVFYVAGGIVGILALFVVGRMFL; encoded by the coding sequence ATGAGGGGAGCGATCCTGTCCGTCGGCCTGCTGGCTGTTCTTTCCGTAATGTTCGGCTTCGCCGTCCTTTCCGAGGATTCGGATGCCTCATACGCATCCACCTTCGGTTCGGATTCCGTCGGGGCGGACAGGATCGTGTTCGATGCCAACGGCGGTTCGGGAGGCTATGCGCAGTATGTCATCAACGGCAACAGCGTGTACTTCCCCACCGAATACAAGGCAACGGGAACATCGAACAGCACCTACCAGCAGATCTCCAGGAACGGCTACGTACTGATGGGATGGAGCGAGAACAGCGGAGCCTCTTCGCCCTCTTACCATCCCGGTCAGGCGTACACCGTCACGGGGAACAAGACGTTCTACGCAGTGTGGAAATCCACCGCTTACGACTTCTCGTACGCTGACGGGCCGTTATCCACCAAGAACGTCTCGGGCAATTCGGTACGCGATCTCGCAGCAATAGGACAATCCTACAGATACAGTTCCGACGGGGACAAGTGCGAACCGCTGACATATCTGGGACTGGACACTCTGAACCACGACGATTACGATGTTGTTCTTACCGGACCCAACGGGTACACGGCATCGTTCAACACCTCCAGCGGATCCTCCTGGCCCTTGGGGTGGCTGACCGTCTCGATGGAAAACTACTGCATGGTACTCTCGGGAACCCCGACCACAGCGGGAACGTACGAGATCCACTTCGAACCCAGAACGTATCCCAACGGAGGTATCAGGCAGGCACACAGTAATGCCGAGGGATTGTTCTTCATCCAGGTCTATGACCCGAACAACGATCCTTCCAACATCATGCACGCGACCTACAACGGGAACGATGTGGGTTACGGGCCTTACCACACCGCCGTGAAGTTACCTGATTCTGTAACCACCAAGCAGAAGGGATGGAACGTCACCGTTGATGGTTCCCCTGCAATCTTCCCCGTCGGAGGCTCCTACACCCTGGTGAAGAAGGAAACCGTCCTCACCGTGAACGAGTACACCTACGACGAGATTGCCGCCACCGGCATTGTCGGAGTGATTGCATACAACGCCAACGGAGGGACCTACAACGGCACCTTCGCCGAGCTTGTTCCCTCGGAGGGCTACACCGGCTTGAAGGACGGTTCCATCGTCACGAAAGCGGGTTACGTGTTCCTCGGATGGAATCCTACGGGGAATCCCTCCGACGTAATCTATCCCGCAGGCCATCTGTACGGCCTTGCTTCGCAGTATACGGAACTCAAGGCGGTATGGGGTACATCGGGTAGCACCGCGAGGATTTACTTCGTCAATCCCGCCGACGGCTCTCAGAACGTATCCTTCAACGGAGCGGTAGGATTCAGGTACGCGGTACCCGAGAACGGCTTCGCCCTTTCGGGTTACGACTTCCTAGGTTGGAGCGAAACGAGATACGATGTAGGCATGGGTGCTCCCGATGTCGGATCTTCAATTACCGTTTCATCAACCAAAACGTACTACGCCGTGTTCAAGCCCAAGGTGTACGAATGCACCATCCGTTACGACGGCAACGGCGGAACGGGAACGATGGGCGTTCAGACGGAAACAGCATCTTCCGTACCCCATTACATGACCGTGGCGGGGTGCGCTTACGCATATCCCGGCTACACATTCGCGGGATGGTCCGAGAACAGATACTCCGAATCCCCGTCCTATGCGGCGGGAAGCTCCTACTGCTTCACCGATTCGGGGGATGTCACCCTGTATGCAATATGGACCGAGAAGGTCGAATCACCGTACAACAGGTTCTACCTAGTATTCAACGGGAACGGGGACTCCGTGACCAATGTACCGCCTCAGGTATATCGGATTACCTCCGAGACCTCCGTAGCATTCTACGTGCCTTCTACGGCCCCTGCGAGGGAAGGATATTCCTTCAGGGGATGGTCCGACACCGCATACGGTTCGGTTCAGTACGATCCCGGGCAGAAGATCGTCCTCTCCCTTGACGAAGGGCAGAAGTCGAAGATACTGACACTGTTCGCCGTTTGGGAACAGAAGGTCATCGGCGGCGACGGTACTTCCGTGACCGTTACCTTCGTGGGCGATTCGGGAACTCTTCGTTCCGTTTCCGTTCCCTCGGGTAATGCGGTGACGCAGATCTCCGCACCGTCCGTCGAGGGAAGGGCGTTCCTCGGCTGGTTTACGACCGACGGGAAATGGGATTTCTCATCCCCCGTAATCTCGGACATGACCCTGACCGCGAAGTATCTGCCCGTGTTCCATCTGGATATCGAGAGTGTTTCCGTGAAGGTGATGCTGGACTGCACCAGCTCGTCCACGAAGGTCTCCTTCTCGGACGGATTCTCAGCAACCTATGATTCCTCCTCGATCCCGGCACATACCGTGGCTAACAGCACCAGCGGTTCTGTCACCGTCACCGTGACAACGGAGGACGGCACTTACACTGCGGTCTGCCATTACACCGTGTCCTATCCCGGAAACGGTAACGGCGAAGACGAGGAAAAGAAGAGGACGTTGCAAATCGACAGCACCGTATTCTACGTCGCCGGAGGCATCGTCGGAATACTGGCCCTGTTCGTCGTGGGGAGGATGTTCCTATGA
- a CDS encoding InlB B-repeat-containing protein, producing the protein MNLTKNRTVAIGAVLAMCMTAFAGMCLVTDESDAANATPGSTVSFTWYNFEGDDVITATESLRVNTIFGWEVHLNPVHSGSTTYFTIPNYVANGTYTYVQSLFNEEAGEEMDYKAQTLTVTGQKGTSASNYYQGNIVTSSSVGAYQNKTIEVWVKADCHVDFDVLQWNRENRDILTVTPYAGLEISTVNSYTKQVSGTLIGDCTVTAMTWDNGSYDTLKYVFHVVGAHPNGTAEQPLTSLSRDADDIIDKTYYVAVGSYVELRTVADAGGFDEFWYQITGVTPGFGLTYDSSANPNGGFVGGVVSGTISKPGTITISGDYLNGSLEGDLNCRIIAVGDPVTVDHTVTYAANGGTGTTASTVVTDENDGNSNVTLAQCGFTKTGYSFVGWKIGNTVYQPGQKVSVGANATVTATAQWSQNTLSVSANNISGVSGQAYSNQIGASANNGGTVSYAVKSCTGGTATVNSNGLVTYTAPHVSSTTSFTVTVTVTGTFAQGGNLTRDVSFTVTVDPVLSFTNAATSGTLSVKGA; encoded by the coding sequence GTGAATCTTACCAAGAACAGGACGGTCGCCATCGGTGCCGTTCTCGCCATGTGCATGACCGCTTTCGCGGGGATGTGCCTCGTAACGGACGAATCGGATGCGGCGAATGCCACACCAGGTTCCACCGTATCGTTCACATGGTACAATTTCGAGGGCGATGATGTGATTACCGCCACCGAATCGCTGCGTGTGAACACCATATTCGGATGGGAAGTACATCTCAATCCCGTCCACAGCGGTTCTACGACATACTTCACCATTCCGAACTACGTAGCGAACGGTACGTACACCTACGTCCAGAGCCTCTTCAACGAAGAAGCGGGGGAGGAGATGGATTACAAGGCCCAGACCTTAACCGTAACAGGACAGAAGGGAACCTCGGCTTCGAACTACTACCAGGGAAACATCGTTACTTCATCCAGTGTCGGAGCATATCAGAACAAGACCATAGAAGTCTGGGTCAAAGCCGATTGCCACGTCGATTTCGATGTGCTCCAGTGGAATCGCGAGAACAGGGATATCCTCACCGTCACCCCGTACGCCGGTCTCGAGATCAGTACCGTGAACAGCTACACAAAGCAGGTCTCGGGAACCCTGATTGGTGACTGTACGGTCACCGCAATGACGTGGGACAACGGGTCGTACGACACCCTCAAGTACGTTTTCCATGTCGTAGGCGCACACCCCAATGGTACCGCCGAACAGCCCCTCACCTCTCTGAGCAGGGATGCTGACGACATCATCGACAAGACGTACTACGTCGCGGTCGGAAGCTATGTCGAGCTGAGAACGGTTGCCGACGCAGGAGGATTCGACGAATTCTGGTATCAGATTACCGGCGTTACCCCCGGGTTCGGACTGACTTACGATTCAAGTGCCAACCCCAACGGAGGATTCGTCGGGGGAGTGGTGTCGGGAACCATATCCAAGCCCGGAACCATCACGATCAGCGGAGATTATCTGAACGGATCCCTCGAAGGGGACCTGAATTGCAGAATCATCGCGGTCGGCGATCCCGTGACCGTGGACCACACCGTCACCTATGCCGCAAACGGAGGAACAGGCACCACGGCTTCCACCGTTGTCACGGATGAGAACGACGGCAATTCCAACGTCACCCTTGCACAGTGCGGATTCACCAAGACCGGATATTCATTCGTCGGATGGAAGATCGGCAACACCGTCTACCAGCCCGGACAAAAGGTATCGGTCGGAGCTAACGCCACCGTCACCGCGACCGCACAGTGGAGTCAGAACACCCTGTCAGTTTCCGCGAACAACATCTCGGGCGTATCCGGACAAGCTTACAGCAACCAGATCGGAGCCTCCGCCAACAACGGGGGAACCGTCTCGTATGCGGTCAAGTCCTGCACTGGGGGAACCGCCACAGTCAATTCCAACGGATTGGTGACCTACACCGCTCCACACGTGAGTTCGACCACATCGTTCACAGTTACCGTGACTGTAACGGGAACGTTCGCCCAGGGAGGCAATCTGACCCGTGATGTGTCCTTCACCGTGACCGTGGATCCCGTCCTGTCGTTCACCAATGCGGCGACCAGCGGAACGCTTTCCGTCAAGGGGGCCTGA